The sequence ATGATGCGCAAGCGCATCCTGCGTGACCGCCTGCTGCGCATGAAGGTGGGCCCTCAGGTGAAGATCACCGAGGAGGACCTCAAGGCCGCGTACACGCAGTACACGCGCATGGAGAGCGGTGACTCGGAGGTCCACGCGCGCCACATCCTGGTCCAGGTGGACGCCAAGGCCACGGCGGAGCAGGTGGAGGCCGCCAAGAAGCGGGCGGAGGCCATCGCCACGGAAGCGCGCCGGCCGGGCATGGACTTCGCCTCGCTGGCCCGCGCTCGCAGCGAAGGCCCCAGCGCCGCGGATGGCGGTGACCTGGGCTGGTTCAAGCGGGGCGTCATGGTTCCAGCCTTCGAGAAGGCCGCGTTCGGCCTCCCCGAGGGCGGCGTCAGTGAGCCGGTGCGCACCAACTTCGGCTGGCACGTGCTGAAGGTGGAGGAGCGCCGCACGGTGGCCGCCGCGTCCTACGAGGAGATGCGCTCCAAGCTGGAGGGCAAGCTGCTCCAGGAGAAGACGGAGAAGTTCCTCGACCAGTACGTGCAGGAACTGCGGCAGAAGGCCAACGTCGACGTGAAGCTGTAGCCGCCGTGGGCCTTCCGCTCGTCGGAATCTCCCTGGGGGACGTGTCGGGCATCGGGCCGGAGGTGACGGCCGCGGCCCTGACGAAGCCCTCCGTGCGCAAGGTGCTCGTCCCCGTCATCTTCGGGGACGGCCCCACGCTGGAGCGATTCACCGCCATCCGCCGCTACGCACGCGTGGAGCCCTCCGCCCTGGGCCGCGTGGAAGGCCCCACCGTGGTGGAGGTGACGCGGCTCGCGGAGAAGGACCGCGTGCCCGGAAAGCCCTCGCGCGAGGGCGGCCGCGCGCAGTACGCCTTCGTGACGGCGGCCATCGACGCGATGCGGGCCGGACACGTGGACGCGCTGTGCACCGCGCCCGTGTCGAAGGAGCAGATTTCCCGCGCGGGCATCCCCTTCATGGGTCACACCGAAGTGCTGGCGGAGGCCTTCGGCGTGGACGTGATGATGTTGATGGATGGGCCTCGCGTGCGCGTGGCGCTCGCCACCAACCACGTTCCCCTGGCGGACCTGCCGCGCCTGCTCACCGTGGACGGACTGACCGCGCAGCTCAAGCTGCTGTCGCGCAGCCTGGAGCCGGTGGTGGGCCACAAGCCGCGCATCGCCGTGCTGGGGCTCAACCCACACGCGGGCGAAGGTGGGCTCCTGGGACGCGAAGAGGTGGAGGTGATTGGCCCCGCCATCCGCAAGGCCCGCGCGGCCCGGGTGGACGCGCATGGGCCCATCCCCGCGGACGGGCTCTTCGCGAAGCCCGACGCGGTGGGCGCACGCTACGACGCGGTGCTGGCCATGTACCACGACCAGGGGCTCATCCCGGCCAAGGCGCTGGACTTCGAGCGCACGGTGAACGTGACGCTGGGCCTGCCCGTGCCGCGCACGTCTCCCGACCACGGCACGGCCTACGCCATCGCCGGCAAGGGTGAGGCGAGCTGCGTGCCCATGGTGGAAGCGCTGCTCAAGGCCGCCCAGCTCGCGGGGGCCCGTCTTGCCCACCCGGCAACCGGCCGACATGCTCGGCCAGGTCCGCTCCGTCCTTCGCCGGGTCGATGAGCTGAACGTGCGCCCCGGAGCCACTGTCCGGGACCACCAGCACGCTCACGAGGCCCCGGGGACACCCCCCCAGGCAGCCTGACGCCACCACCCGCGTCCGCTCGGCGAGGCCCCGTCCCGCCAGGGCCTCCCGCAGCCGGCGTGGCAGGTCCACGCCTCCGGCGCTGGCCTCCAGCCGCACGAGGCAGCGGTGGCAGACGTGCAACTCCGTGGGCTCCGGCGGCTCGGTCGCTGGCATTCCAGGTGGAAGCATAGAAGCCAGTGGTCCGCGCGCACCTCAGAAGATGAAGGGGAAGCGGATGGGCTCCTGCATCCGCACCTGATGCACCGGGAACTTCCAGCGGCGCACCACGTCCTCGATGCAGCGCGACAGCGGCGTGGCGCGCAGCGCGGCGGTATCCATGGACACGTTGAGCGTCTCACCGCTGGGGAGCACCGACCACTGCACCATGAAGCGGCCACCGGCCTCCATCGGCGTGCCCTGCGCGTGTGAACGCAGGCATGCGGTGATGGCGGGCTGGTTCGTCAGCACCACCTGCTTCACGTCCTCCGGTGTGAGGTGCTCCTTCACGTCCACCGCGGGCGGCACGTAGACGGTGCGCGCGGGCTCCTCCGCCTTCGAGACCTCCGCGTCCGCGTCTTCCGTGAAACCCAGCTCGCGCGCGAAGGTCTCATCGAGGTCCGCGTACGGCCCCTTCTCCGACGTGTCCTCCTCCACGGCCTCCGCGACAACATCACCCGGTGAAGTCGCGATGGCGTCTTGAGACGCGGCGCCTTCCGCCCCCGTGTCTCCGAAGTCGAGCTCGACGGGCGCGGGCGGCAGGGCCGCCGCCTCGTCTGGCTTCGCGAGGGCCTTGCGCTTGAAGGGCGCGGGGCTCACCACCGCGAGCGACTCCGCCACGGGCGTGCCAGGGTTTCGCACCGGCTCCGAGGCAGACACGGAGGCGCGCAGTCCCTCCGCCGCGTCCTGAAGAAGCGCCGAACCCATGCCCGGCGGCGTGCTGGAGACAGCCACGGACCACGCAGCACCGGAGACGTGCGGCGAGGCAGCGAGCGCCGCGTCCGGCGATGAACCGCTCACGGCGGCCTGCGTGGACGTGCTCGCTCCAATGGAGTGCCCGGACATCGCGGCGCCAGCGCCAGCCGAGGACAGGCCCGCCTGGGCGTCACCGCTCGCGCCAAGGACAGCGCCGTTCGCCGTGCGCCGGATGGCATCGTCGACGCTCACCTGCGTCCCCGTGAAGTCACCACGCACGTAGAGTCCCGCGACCAGCATCAGGCCCGCCGCCAGCGCGCCCACGGCCGCCGCGCCCATCAACTCCCCAGGACGAAGTCCCAGGACACGGCCTGTCTCGGTCGCGCTCGCAGCGCGCCACCGCGCGGATTCCAGGTGCGCATGCGGCGGCGCATCACCCCACATGGGCGCATCCGGCGCACGCGCCAGCACATGCTCCGCACGCGGCGGCAACAAGGCGCCCAGGGACGTCACCTGCTTCGCTCCAGGTGACGTGCGCATCCACTCGGGAATCTCCACCGTGGGCTCGGGCAACACGTCCAGCGTGTGCGAGGTGGACGACGGCAGGCGCTCCAGCCACTCCGTCTCCTCCTCCGCGAGTGCGAGCAGCGCGCGCATGCTCGCGGAAACATCCGTCACGGGTGCAGGGTCTTCCACGGCTGCGTCGTCTTCACACGCCTCGAGAAGCTCACGGTCGAGATACGCGTCGAGGTCTCCCTCGAGCGCCTCGCTCACGCTCACCGTGCCGCGCGGCTCCAACGCACCTGGAGTGCCGTTGCCCTGAGTACGGAACTGCCCTTCAGCTCCGGAAAGAAGCTCGTCCACACGCCCTCCCTCGCCCGCGCTGCACTCACCGGCCCTGACTTCGACTGGGCGTGCAACGTAGGAACCGGTCCTCGTCGCGCCACCCCCCACTGTTCGTCCTAGAACGCTGTGCCCCCTGGAGGCACCGCGCCTGTCCACTGCTTCACCGGGTCAACTCACGGCGGATGGCGCACGCGGCCCCGCAACTTCGCGCTCTGGAAGTTCATTCCGCACGCGAGCATGCGCGCTGGACTCACGACACCTCATGTATCAATCACGCCTGCATCCACCCCACTGGCCGCCTCTGCGTGCGGTCATGTTTCCACCCGGAGTCAGTCACCCATGAGCACGACTTCCACCGACGACATCCGCACGCTGACGGAGCTCGAAGGCCGCGTCATGCGCGCCATCCAGACGAAGGACCTGGAGGCCATCAAGTCGCTCACGACCGAGGACTTCATCTATCGCGGCGCGGACGGCGCGGAGATGAACCGTGACGCGTTCATCGTGGGCATCGCCGAAATCCCCGGTGACATCACGTCCGTCGAAGCCGAAAAAATGAAGTCTCACGTCTTCGGTGACACGGGCGTACTCGCCGGCATCCAGCGCTCGCGGCTGCGCATGACGGACGGCAGCGAAGTCACCGACGCCGTGTACTTCACCGACGTGTGGCAGCGCCGCGACGGGAAGTGGCTCATGGTGTTCGCGCACAGCAGCCCGGCCGCGCCCACCGAGGCTCAGCAGGCGCCCGAAGGCGCACCGCAGCAGCACTAACCCTGCCCCTCCGTCCCACGAGGACGTTCCGCAACCCACACCCCGATGCGCGGCGTCAGGCGCCGCGCACCTCACATCGCAGCGCCTCCTACGCGGAGCGCGCATCCTGATACACTCCGAGACAGGGAGGCCGTCATGATGCAGCTCTTGCACGGTGAGCGCCGGTGGCGCCTGCCGGCCCAGGGGGAAGACTGGCTCATCGTACCGTCCGTCGACCTGGAGCGGCTGAAGCACCCGCAGGCACCGGTCCCCGACGTCTTCGTCAGCTCCGCCTTGAAGCGCTGGCTGGCCACCTCCGCCGCGCACACGCTGTATGCGATGTACGAAGCGCTCGGAGGCAGCCGCCCGCTGGGGCTGTCCGGCCTGGAGCGCGGCCGGTACGAGCAGCGCCTTCAGCAGCGGCTCACCGAGGCCTTCGTGCATGGAGAACTGGTGGCGCTCCCCATGGCGCGGCCGGTGCTGCTGCCCACGCCCTGGCCGGAACCACCGCCGCTGACGTCCGAGGAAGCCCCCGTCGAGGAACAGACGTGGCTGGCCATCGAGCTGAAGGACGAGGAGGGAACCCCCATCCCCCACGCGCGCTACCTGGTGACGCTCCCGGATGGGAGCACGCGCGAAGGCACCCTCAACAAGAATGGCTACGCGCGCGTGGACGGCGTGAATCCCGGCCAGTGCCAGGTCACCTTCCCGGAGCTGGACGGGCAGAGCTGGTCATGACGGCCTCGATGTCCGAAGCCTCCTTGGGGATGGCGGCGGTGAGCACCTCGTTGCCATCCGGCGTGACGAGCACGTCGTCCTCGATGCGGATGCCGCGCACGTCCGCGTAGCGCGCCAGCACGTCGCGCTGGAGCCTGTCCTTCGCGCGCGCCATGAGCCGCGCGTCCGACAGGATGGCGGGCACCTGGTACATGCCCGGCTCAATCGTCACCGCCATGCCGGGCTCCAAATCCCGGTCCAAGCGCAGCGAGCGGTGACCGAACTCCGGCGAGCGCGTGCGGCCCGGCGCGTAGCCCGCCCGGTCTCCCAGGTCCTCCATGTCATGCACGTCCAGCCCCAGCAGGTGGCCCACGCCGTGCGGGAAGAAGAGCGCGGTGACGCCGTCCACCACCAGCTCCTCCGGGTCCCCACGGAGGATGCCCAGCGCCACCAGGCCTCGCGCCATCTCCCGGTGCGCGGCCAGGTGCACGTCGCGATAGCGCGTCCCCGGCTGGACCGCGTCGATGCTGGCCTTCTGCATGCGCAGCACGACGTCGTACAGCTCGCGCTGCGTCGTGCTGAAGCGGCCCGTCACCGGCCACGTGCGCGTCACGTCACAGGCGAAGCCGGCGGGGCTCTCACCGCCCACGTCGGCCAGCAGCAGGTCTCCCTCGCGCAGCGTGTGGTCATAGCGCAGGTTGTGCAGCACCTCGCCGTGCACGGTGACGATGGGCTGATACGCCGGCCGCATGTCGCGCGAGACGAACTCCGCCTCCATCGCGGCGCGCACCGCGGCCTCCAGGATGCCCGGCCGCGTGGCGTGCATGCCCGCCAGATGGGCCAGCACCGTGACTTCCGCGGCCTGACGCAACTGCGCCTGCGCGGCGTCGTCGTGGCGAAGCCGCAGCGCAATCATCGCGTCCGCCAGCGGCACATCCACCGCCGCCAGGTGACCGGGACGCACCTCGCGGCCCAGCAGCGCGGCCACGTCCAGGCACGTCTCCAGGTCCGGCGTGGGCAGCGTCGCCACGTCGCGGCCCTTCAGCGCCGCGGGCAACTCGGCGCGCGAGCGCACGGTGCAGCCCGTCCGCTCCGCGATTTCAGCGAAGCCGGGCACCGCGCCGTCCCACAGCGCGTCGTCGGGACCGGGCTCGGGCAGGTACAGCGTCCAGCCCTGGCCGTCATACAGGCCCACGCCGTCCGGCGCCGCGAGCCCGAAGAGGTAGAGGAAGTGACTCGACGCCCGAAAGGGGAACTGGTCGGCGGCGTAGTTGCGCGGGCGGGGGCGGCTCGACGCCAGCAGCGCGGCTGCGCTCCCCAGGGCCTTCGCCAGCTGCTCCCGCCGTCGGGTGAGAGCGGAGCGCTCGGAAACGGAAGGGAGCAGCATTCTGGAACCTCGCGTTCAGGCACCCAGCGGGCGCTGGGGCAACAGTTTGAAAAGGAAGGCCAGGAGGTCGTCGAAGTGGCCGCCCTTGCGGAAGACGGCATCCACCGGCATGTCGATTTTCCCGTCATGACCGGTGACGAAGACGACCTTGGTCTTCGGCATGTGGTGGCGCACCAGCGGAATCAGCCCCGTCCCAAAGCCGTCACCCAGGCTCTGGTCCAACAGCACGGCGTCATACGCGCGAGGCCGGTTCAATAATCCCGCGGCCTCCGAATAGGAGCCAGCGGTGACGACCGCGAAGCCCGCATCCTCCAAGAGCGCGGACAGCGTCATCCGGTTGGAAGGGTCGTCTTCCACGAGCAGCAGGCAACGCCCGAACGTCCAGTTCGTCTCCATCACTTGCTCCCCCGAGTCACATCATTCCGGTCATGGGCCCCCGCCTCCGGGCCCGTGAATTGGATTTCCACGTAGGTGCCCCCGGAGGGGCCCGCACCCAGGTCCAGCTGCCAGCCATGCCGCACGGCCGTCCGGTGGACGATGCTCAGCCCCAGCCCGGCGTGGTGGGGCCGCGTGGTGAAGAAGGGCTCCAGGGCGCGCGAGTACGCCTCCGCCGCCAGGCCCTCTCCGGTGTCCTCCACGCGCAGGCACACGCCGCTTTCAGCGTCACGCGTGCGCACCGTGAGCGTCCCGCCGCGCGGCATGGCCTCCAGCGCGTTGTCCACGAGGCAGCGCACCAGCAGCGCCAGGTCCTCCACCTCCAGCGGGACGCCGCCCTGCTCCTTCAGGTCGCGCACCACCTCCACCGACGGCGGCACCTGGGCCTCGGCGAGCGCGTGCTCCACGCCATCGCGGGCGCTGCACCGGGGACGCGTGCCACCGGTGGGCGGCGGCGCGCGCTTGGAGAGCACGTCCTCGGCGGACGTCAGCTCCTTTTCGATGAGCTGGAAGAAGGTCTCCACGCGCGGGTCCGCGCTCCAGAGGTCCGTCTTCTTCACCTGCCGCATCAAGTAGAACGAGGCGTTGCGGATGCTGGCCAGCTTGTTGCGCAGGTCGTGCCGCAGGGTGGAGGCCACCACGTCCGCCACCGCCGCCCGCTCACGCGCCTGGAGGTCTCTGCCTGCCATGGGTCAAATCCTCGCGCCTTGCAGCCCTTGTTGAGGCCGGCCTCGCACCCTTGCAATCGCCTGCACCAGCTCACGCAACGGTACCGGCTTGGTCATGCACACCACCGCGCCTTGCGCCGCCACCCTGCGGAGCATCTCCGGCACCACGTGGCCGGACACGGCGATGATGGCGACGGACAGGTTCGCCGCGCGCACCTTGGACACCAGCTCCGGCCCGCTCATCTCCGGCATCACCAGGTCCAGCACGCAGACGTCGTATTCCCCCGAACGCAACGAGGACAACGCCTCCTCGCCGCTGTACACGGCGCGCGCGCGCAGGCCCACCGTGCTCAGGGCGCGCACCATGCCGCGCGCCACCTGTTCGGTGTCGTCCACCACCAGGACCTGCGGCGCCGCCGCCGCGCGCAGCACCGTGTCCAGCGCGTGCGCCACGTCGAAGGGCTTGGGCAGCACGGTGAAGGCGCCCTCGGCGAGCGCGTCATCCACCAGCTCCTCCGCCGTGAAGGCCGTCATCAGCACCACCGGCATGTCGGGGCGCTCCTGCTTGATGCGGCGCAAGAGCTCCACGCCGTGCAGGCCGGGCATGCGGATGTCCGTGAGCACCACGTCCACGGATTGCTTCTCCAGGAGGCGCAAGGCCTCCTCACCATTGGCCGCCTCGAGGACCGTGTGGCCCTCCAGCTCCAGGTTCGCGGCCAAGGTGATGCGAAGCGACTCCTCGTCGTCGACCAGCAGGATGCGCGCGGGGGCCACTGCGACGTCCTCCATCATGCGGCCTGGGCCGCCGCTGCCGCGGGGAGCTCAATGAGGAACTCACTACCCCGCTCCGCTTCGCTGCGCACAGAGATTGTGCCGCCATGACGTTGCACCATGTTGGCGACAATGGCCAGTCCCAAGCCGGTGCCACGCGTCTTCGTGGTGAAGAGCGGTTCGAAAATCTTGGGCAACACCTCCGGAGGAATCCCCGCGCCGTCATCCATGACCCGGATGCGCCAGGGACTCGCGTCTCCACCTTCCGCTACGACTGAAACCACTCCATTGCGCCCCACGGGCATGGCCTCCACCGCGTTCTGCACCAGGTTCACCAGGACCTGACGGAACTGCTCCTTGTCCAGGTGCGGCACCGGCAACGACTCCGGCACGTCATTGACGATTCGCACCCCTTCCCGCTGCGGCACCACGCCAATGGCCTCGTCCACCAACGGACGCAGCGGACACGGCTGGAGCGCGGGCGGGCGCTCGCGGGCGAAGTCGAGCAGGTCGGAGATGATTTTCGCGCAGGCGTTCAGCTCGCGCTCCATCAGCCCCAGGAACTGGGGGACCCGTGGGTCATCCGCGGCCCCTGCTGGGTCCCTCGTGAGCTTCCGGGAGAGATAGGCGTGGGAGTTGCGCACGGCGGCCAGCGGGTTTCGCAGCTCGTGCCCCACGCTGGCGGCCAGCTGCCCCACCGCGGCCAGCTTCTCCACGCGGATGAGGTGCTCCTGGAAGCCGCTGAGCTCGCGCAGGGCGCGGTCCAGCTCGCGCGCCTTCGCGTGCTCCCGTTCGCGGGCCAGCTCCAGCTCCGCCCGGCGCACCGCCACCTCACGCAGCTCGCGCAACATGCCCCGGCACGAATACACCAACACCACGTCG is a genomic window of Myxococcus virescens containing:
- a CDS encoding peptidylprolyl isomerase yields the protein MKKLVAAIAAVALLGSGGAAHAELVDKVAAVVNRDIIALSEVQQRAAPEMARVNDPDPRKRGEQRLQLMKTALDTLIGEKLMESEIAQLGITATEAEVDELVADVRQQNNITDPAQFEQLLLGEGLTMATYRDMMRKRILRDRLLRMKVGPQVKITEEDLKAAYTQYTRMESGDSEVHARHILVQVDAKATAEQVEAAKKRAEAIATEARRPGMDFASLARARSEGPSAADGGDLGWFKRGVMVPAFEKAAFGLPEGGVSEPVRTNFGWHVLKVEERRTVAAASYEEMRSKLEGKLLQEKTEKFLDQYVQELRQKANVDVKL
- the pdxA gene encoding 4-hydroxythreonine-4-phosphate dehydrogenase PdxA; translation: MGLPLVGISLGDVSGIGPEVTAAALTKPSVRKVLVPVIFGDGPTLERFTAIRRYARVEPSALGRVEGPTVVEVTRLAEKDRVPGKPSREGGRAQYAFVTAAIDAMRAGHVDALCTAPVSKEQISRAGIPFMGHTEVLAEAFGVDVMMLMDGPRVRVALATNHVPLADLPRLLTVDGLTAQLKLLSRSLEPVVGHKPRIAVLGLNPHAGEGGLLGREEVEVIGPAIRKARAARVDAHGPIPADGLFAKPDAVGARYDAVLAMYHDQGLIPAKALDFERTVNVTLGLPVPRTSPDHGTAYAIAGKGEASCVPMVEALLKAAQLAGARLAHPATGRHARPGPLRPSPGR
- a CDS encoding AgmX/PglI C-terminal domain-containing protein produces the protein MDELLSGAEGQFRTQGNGTPGALEPRGTVSVSEALEGDLDAYLDRELLEACEDDAAVEDPAPVTDVSASMRALLALAEEETEWLERLPSSTSHTLDVLPEPTVEIPEWMRTSPGAKQVTSLGALLPPRAEHVLARAPDAPMWGDAPPHAHLESARWRAASATETGRVLGLRPGELMGAAAVGALAAGLMLVAGLYVRGDFTGTQVSVDDAIRRTANGAVLGASGDAQAGLSSAGAGAAMSGHSIGASTSTQAAVSGSSPDAALAASPHVSGAAWSVAVSSTPPGMGSALLQDAAEGLRASVSASEPVRNPGTPVAESLAVVSPAPFKRKALAKPDEAAALPPAPVELDFGDTGAEGAASQDAIATSPGDVVAEAVEEDTSEKGPYADLDETFARELGFTEDADAEVSKAEEPARTVYVPPAVDVKEHLTPEDVKQVVLTNQPAITACLRSHAQGTPMEAGGRFMVQWSVLPSGETLNVSMDTAALRATPLSRCIEDVVRRWKFPVHQVRMQEPIRFPFIF
- a CDS encoding nuclear transport factor 2 family protein, which codes for MSTTSTDDIRTLTELEGRVMRAIQTKDLEAIKSLTTEDFIYRGADGAEMNRDAFIVGIAEIPGDITSVEAEKMKSHVFGDTGVLAGIQRSRLRMTDGSEVTDAVYFTDVWQRRDGKWLMVFAHSSPAAPTEAQQAPEGAPQQH
- a CDS encoding carboxypeptidase-like regulatory domain-containing protein — encoded protein: MMQLLHGERRWRLPAQGEDWLIVPSVDLERLKHPQAPVPDVFVSSALKRWLATSAAHTLYAMYEALGGSRPLGLSGLERGRYEQRLQQRLTEAFVHGELVALPMARPVLLPTPWPEPPPLTSEEAPVEEQTWLAIELKDEEGTPIPHARYLVTLPDGSTREGTLNKNGYARVDGVNPGQCQVTFPELDGQSWS
- a CDS encoding aminopeptidase P family protein; the encoded protein is MLLPSVSERSALTRRREQLAKALGSAAALLASSRPRPRNYAADQFPFRASSHFLYLFGLAAPDGVGLYDGQGWTLYLPEPGPDDALWDGAVPGFAEIAERTGCTVRSRAELPAALKGRDVATLPTPDLETCLDVAALLGREVRPGHLAAVDVPLADAMIALRLRHDDAAQAQLRQAAEVTVLAHLAGMHATRPGILEAAVRAAMEAEFVSRDMRPAYQPIVTVHGEVLHNLRYDHTLREGDLLLADVGGESPAGFACDVTRTWPVTGRFSTTQRELYDVVLRMQKASIDAVQPGTRYRDVHLAAHREMARGLVALGILRGDPEELVVDGVTALFFPHGVGHLLGLDVHDMEDLGDRAGYAPGRTRSPEFGHRSLRLDRDLEPGMAVTIEPGMYQVPAILSDARLMARAKDRLQRDVLARYADVRGIRIEDDVLVTPDGNEVLTAAIPKEASDIEAVMTSSARPAPGR
- a CDS encoding response regulator; translated protein: METNWTFGRCLLLVEDDPSNRMTLSALLEDAGFAVVTAGSYSEAAGLLNRPRAYDAVLLDQSLGDGFGTGLIPLVRHHMPKTKVVFVTGHDGKIDMPVDAVFRKGGHFDDLLAFLFKLLPQRPLGA
- a CDS encoding sensor histidine kinase, producing MAGRDLQARERAAVADVVASTLRHDLRNKLASIRNASFYLMRQVKKTDLWSADPRVETFFQLIEKELTSAEDVLSKRAPPPTGGTRPRCSARDGVEHALAEAQVPPSVEVVRDLKEQGGVPLEVEDLALLVRCLVDNALEAMPRGGTLTVRTRDAESGVCLRVEDTGEGLAAEAYSRALEPFFTTRPHHAGLGLSIVHRTAVRHGWQLDLGAGPSGGTYVEIQFTGPEAGAHDRNDVTRGSK
- a CDS encoding response regulator, with the protein product MMEDVAVAPARILLVDDEESLRITLAANLELEGHTVLEAANGEEALRLLEKQSVDVVLTDIRMPGLHGVELLRRIKQERPDMPVVLMTAFTAEELVDDALAEGAFTVLPKPFDVAHALDTVLRAAAAPQVLVVDDTEQVARGMVRALSTVGLRARAVYSGEEALSSLRSGEYDVCVLDLVMPEMSGPELVSKVRAANLSVAIIAVSGHVVPEMLRRVAAQGAVVCMTKPVPLRELVQAIARVRGRPQQGLQGARI
- a CDS encoding sensor histidine kinase → MSPARDETSSPPSPPMALKERAARLFREHLSAVRVRTDRLFAGLMLGQWAVGIVIALFGPRGSGAQLQAAVLVGTLLSAFPMVMARWRPGSTPTRHVVAVCQALWSSLLIYLTDGRVETHFHIFGSLAFLALYRDPWVLLTASITTVVDHVMRGTLWSHSLYGGLPPELWRFVEHAFWVAFIDVVLVYSCRGMLRELREVAVRRAELELAREREHAKARELDRALRELSGFQEHLIRVEKLAAVGQLAASVGHELRNPLAAVRNSHAYLSRKLTRDPAGAADDPRVPQFLGLMERELNACAKIISDLLDFARERPPALQPCPLRPLVDEAIGVVPQREGVRIVNDVPESLPVPHLDKEQFRQVLVNLVQNAVEAMPVGRNGVVSVVAEGGDASPWRIRVMDDGAGIPPEVLPKIFEPLFTTKTRGTGLGLAIVANMVQRHGGTISVRSEAERGSEFLIELPAAAAAQAA